CTGCGCCCACATTTCATTGGGCCACTGCTCTGCAAGAGTTTGCCAAACCGCGAACACGTCTTCAAAATCATCAAAACTAAAATTCGCTTCAAATACGGTAATGCCGTTGGCTTCGTGAGCTTTGAATTTAAATTGCGTCACAATGCCAAAATTACCACCACCGCCACCTCTAAGCGCCCAGAATAACTCACTGTGATTGTTTGCATCACAGCTAATAATTTCAGCGTCGGCAGTGACTATCTCAACCGCTTGAAGCGTGTCGCACGTAAGACCATGTGCTCTATCAACTACACCGAAGCCGCCGCCCATGGTTAACCCTGCAATACCGACACTTAAACAACTACCTGCAGGAATAGACACGCCCTGCTGTGTTAATTGATCATACACGTCTGTAAGTCTTGCGCCTGAGCCTATAGTGGCGATGTCACCTTGTAATGAAATGTCATTCAAATCTGCTACGTCTATTATCATACCTTCGGTTGTCGAATAACCACCATAGCTATGGCTGCCAGAGCGTGGGGCAATATGAAGCTCATGCTCTTTTGCAAAGCGGATCGCAGTCTGCACGTCTTGTGCATTCGCGCATTTCACCACAGCTTGCGGATAAATATGATCAAACCTTGTACTAAAACTTAAACGTGCTAACGAATATGGTTGCTCGTCAGTTGGGAGAATAACCCGACCTAAGACATTATCTTTCAGCGTCTGCCATTGCTCGTTTGTGAGTTTGCTCACCACACCTGTATCTGGGCGATTATCTATGAGTGGCGGTGTGACTTCTGGGGCAGAGCTTTCACCTCCACCACAGGCAGTTAAAAATATCGAAGCGGCTGAAAAGCTGAGAAACTGTCGACGGTCCATAACGATTCCTTGGTCTGGTCTACTTTGTTGTTTTTATCACCTACTTAACAACTCAGATTATGCTAAAGCGCTGTATTTAAACAGGGTAAACTTTGTCTATTTTATTGATTATTAATAATTTTCATCACTTTCTAAAAAACAAAGTGATAATTGAATCGCCGCGCTCCACGCGCTAGACTGAACTATCACTTTTTTGAAAGATCAATAACAACAAAATGACGAATAAAATAATCGACCTGCGCAGTGATACTGTCACCCAACCTTGTAAAGCCATGCGTGATGCAATGGCCAACGCGCCTGTTGGCGACGACGTGTTTGGTGATGATCCAACCGTGAATGCACTACAACAAAAAGCCGCAGAGCTAACCGGCCATGAAGCGGCATTATTTGCCCCAAGTGGCACACAAAGCAACTTGCTTGCCCTACTCGCCCATTGTCAGCGCGGTGACGAATATATTGTTGGTCAAGACGCCCATACTTATAAATACGAAGGCGGTGGCGCAGCAGTATTGGGCAGTATTCAACCTCAGCCAATAGAGTTTGCAGCAAACGGATCTATTCCACTCGATATCGCGAAAAAGAAAATCAAACCTAACGACCATCACTTTGCACGCACCCGTTTGTTATCAATCGAAAATACCGTAGGCGGGCAAGCTTTACCTATGTCTTACTTAGATGAGGCGCGTGCGTTTTGTAACGACACAGGGCTTGGTTTACACCTTGATGGTGCACGGGTATTCAACGCATCGGTGCATCACAATGTACCTGTATCGGCAATTACTTCGCAGATGGATTCGGTTTCTATTTGTTTATCGAAAGGTTTAGGCACGCCACTTGGCAGTATTTTATGTGGCCCGAAAGACTTTATTCATGAAGCTCACAAGTGGCGCAAAATGCTCGGTGGTGGTATGCGCCAAGCTGGTATTGTCGCAGCCGCCGGTATATTCGCATTGGACAACAACATCGAAAGATTAATAGAAGATCACCACAATGCTGAGTTTTTAGCCACAGAACTTACCGAAATAGATGAACTAACAGTCACAAAGCAATTCACCAATATGTTGTTTGTTGAATATCAAGGCTCGCTTTCACCCTCAGAGCTTGCAGACAAGCTGCTAGAAAAAGGCATCAAAATTTGTGCTGGCGAGCATATGCGCTTTGTGCTGCATAAAGATGTGAGCCACGCAGATTGTAAACGCGTTGTAGAAGGGTTTAAGGATATTTTTAGTTAGTAAGCGGTAAGTGGTAAGTTCTAAACTTAAAGCTGAAAGCGAGGCTGTCAGATTTATTCGAAATGGTTTGAGCAAATCTGGCGGTTTCGTTGAGCTGTTTCGAGTGTTAATTTAGTAACTGAATGATTTTTATTATTTTATTTTCGTAACCGTCCTGGATGAAACTGACTTCTAAACACTTTCCATTATCGATAAAGTTATCAATGTGGTCATCTCCTGTAAAAAATATACTATTAGTAAAATTACTGAACTCAAATTGAGTATCTTTAATTACAAACCTTTCTGTTTTGTATTTTGTGGGAGAAACCTCAGCCGAGTAGTTTTCAACACACCCAACAACCATCTCATATTTTTTTTCTTTAATTAAAACTTGCAGTTCAGCAATTTCAAAATATGAAAAAATACTATGAAATATAATCACACAAGATATTACACTCCAACCCCATAACACCTTGCTTCTACTAGTTTTTAAAACCCCTGATATATGTGAAGAAAACTCTGGGAACTTGAACAATAAAAATAAGATTAATGCAATCGGAAATATAGGTAAAAGCTCATCTAAAGCTGGTCCTATTTTTAATTCAAAATATATATTTGGGTTCAAATTACTGTCTGTCATTTCAAAAACAGCACCCGTTTTATCAAACCATCTTCAACTTCGTAGGTGGCGATCGCTTTAAACTTATTTTCGTGCTCTTTACCTTGATACATAAACTTTGCTGTCACTTCTTCGGTATCGACAACAAAACGACCTTGAATTTCGCGATTTGTGATTTTTGCATTTAAATAGCTTACTCTGTTGAACATCAACTCGTATTCTTCTTTCAATTTATCAATGCCTTTGTATTTAAGACCTTCTGGAAAATAGTGAATCTCGACGTCTTTGTGGTAGGTTGCTAAGAATGCGTCAATATCACGATTGTTGTAGGCTTTGAGCTGAATATCGACAATGTCTGTGACACTTTTTGCTGCTTCTAAAGTGCTTGAAGCCGCAAAAGCTGACGTTGATAAAGATGAAGACCCAAACAGTATGGCAGAAGATAATAAAGTGCAAATTAATTTCATAACCTTATATTTCCTTTAAAGTTTTTATTATTTATTGATACTACCACGATAAGTAAACAGAGTTCATTTTAATTTAAATCCTACAAAATACGAGCATTCAATCACGCTCATGAACTAAAGCAATGACATTTGTCATCTGAGTTCGTGACAAAGCTCACTGATAAACGCCATACCTTCTAGCCATACTTACTCCATCAACAGACGGAGATTGCCATGAACACCATTAACCTAGAAACACATTTACAAAACTATAAAAACCGACGCTTTTTGGCTGTACCACTGGCCGGCATGATTGTGTGGAGCTTACTGATTTTTACCGGTATGACTTTGACGTTACACATGCAAACTTGGGCGATTTATATTGGTACAGGTTCAATTGTGTATTTGGGGTTAGGTCTCGCGAAGTTAACTGGTGAAGACGTACAGTTTAAAAAAGGCACTGAGCGTAACCCGTTCGATACCATCTTTTTAGCCGCGGTTGCGATGACATTTTTGACCTTTTCAATCAGCATTACCTTTGCAATGCAAAACCCTTACGCCCTGCCATTTGCGATTGCTGTACAGTCGGGTTTAATGTGGTTAGTACATGGT
The Pseudoalteromonas phenolica genome window above contains:
- a CDS encoding FAD-binding oxidoreductase, with the translated sequence MDRRQFLSFSAASIFLTACGGGESSAPEVTPPLIDNRPDTGVVSKLTNEQWQTLKDNVLGRVILPTDEQPYSLARLSFSTRFDHIYPQAVVKCANAQDVQTAIRFAKEHELHIAPRSGSHSYGGYSTTEGMIIDVADLNDISLQGDIATIGSGARLTDVYDQLTQQGVSIPAGSCLSVGIAGLTMGGGFGVVDRAHGLTCDTLQAVEIVTADAEIISCDANNHSELFWALRGGGGGNFGIVTQFKFKAHEANGITVFEANFSFDDFEDVFAVWQTLAEQWPNEMWAQCLPTWVFGGPRVNVRAFCLNPAAEAETLWQNFIAQTGATPSSNTQSTSSYRSVMLGTCESNVASCHLSTQFEGGTMQRSAFGASSDFFNSLIPPAGVRALKAEIEQQNSDGHNGMIIMNLLGGKIDEIGEGETAYPHRKAIVSAEYYLPLHPSASNAQIDTAQAKQNGFRQVMAPWSTGGAYVNYIDPLITDWQQAYYGEHYQKLQAVKNQYDPTNVFNHGQSILPA
- the ltaE gene encoding low-specificity L-threonine aldolase, which produces MIDLRSDTVTQPCKAMRDAMANAPVGDDVFGDDPTVNALQQKAAELTGHEAALFAPSGTQSNLLALLAHCQRGDEYIVGQDAHTYKYEGGGAAVLGSIQPQPIEFAANGSIPLDIAKKKIKPNDHHFARTRLLSIENTVGGQALPMSYLDEARAFCNDTGLGLHLDGARVFNASVHHNVPVSAITSQMDSVSICLSKGLGTPLGSILCGPKDFIHEAHKWRKMLGGGMRQAGIVAAAGIFALDNNIERLIEDHHNAEFLATELTEIDELTVTKQFTNMLFVEYQGSLSPSELADKLLEKGIKICAGEHMRFVLHKDVSHADCKRVVEGFKDIFS
- a CDS encoding nuclear transport factor 2 family protein, with protein sequence MKLICTLLSSAILFGSSSLSTSAFAASSTLEAAKSVTDIVDIQLKAYNNRDIDAFLATYHKDVEIHYFPEGLKYKGIDKLKEEYELMFNRVSYLNAKITNREIQGRFVVDTEEVTAKFMYQGKEHENKFKAIATYEVEDGLIKRVLFLK
- a CDS encoding DUF7010 family protein, with translation MNTINLETHLQNYKNRRFLAVPLAGMIVWSLLIFTGMTLTLHMQTWAIYIGTGSIVYLGLGLAKLTGEDVQFKKGTERNPFDTIFLAAVAMTFLTFSISITFAMQNPYALPFAIAVQSGLMWLVHGAICKIKVCVAHAIVRTVLCTAAFIISPENSFVLQPIIVVLCYLFTILVLEKRWANLQMQKALKPQAA